DNA sequence from the Epinephelus moara isolate mb chromosome 3, YSFRI_EMoa_1.0, whole genome shotgun sequence genome:
GAAAAAACAAGCCCATTGGTCATCAGCGTTGTTGTGCTTAATGTCTCTCGCCGTCACAGCTGAACAATGTCAATTCACCTCCAGTGaatagtctgtgtgtgtgcgcctgtgcTTATGTGTGCAGCCATGAAAGACAGTAGTGCTAAGCTGCTTAGCTGGAGTGAGGTCTTTGGCTGGTGGTGCACTGGCCTGGTTGTGGGCCAATGATTTTCCTGCTCGGCAAGTGgtagtcagtgtgtttttgtggtagTCCAAAGACTGAGACTGATCGGATTATAACATGGTGGTTTGATAGCCAGAAAGCTCCTGCAGCTATTAGTAAAGCATCTGGAGCTTCTTTGGCCATTCAGTAGGCAATACTCTCACATATGACTCACATACTTAATATAGACTGCAGTTTCCTCACAAGACTTTACTATTGTAAAGATCTGTCGTTCTAGGCACTCAGGTCAGGACATGGATAAGCAGAAGCTAAGAATAGCCCTCTGTGCACACAGGTTGTGTAATGGTTTAAAACCTTCCTGTATACTAAGGTATATAAGATCCAGTAATGCTGACAGTCCCACATTATGTATGGACTATTGGCTTCGATCCTGCAGGCATACAGCAAGCTTTCAAAAGACACGCAAGGAAATGACACTGGAAGTAATTATCACAATACGGTTGTCCTTAGAGCAAATTTGTGCCTAGAAtagattatttatttgttcttttttgtcaACATACTGTGTTTTAAAAGATTATGATGCACTTAAAAGAGTATAGGCAtagtcacacatgcacaaaattaACTTTGGCGAATATTCTcccattcacttccattcaaAGCAAAGGTTTGCTTTGGTGAACTCTGACTGGTGAAGTGGCAGCTTTAACCAATAGCAAAGAAGTATGTGTGAGGAAACTTTAATCGTTGCTGTGTCtaaacattttcatctgcttatccggggccgggttgcgggggcagcaggccaagcaaagcaccccaaacgtccctctccccagtaaCACTTACCAGTGGGACGTACcctgaacacctctaacggAAGGTGCCCACGAgccatcctgatcagatgcctgaaccacctcaatggacccctttcgacgtgaaggagcagcggctctactccgagctccctctagatgtccgagctccttaccctatctctaaggctgagcccagccatcttttggaggaaactcatttcgacCACTTGTATCCATGACCTCATCCTGTcctctttcggtcactacccagagctcatgaccatgaAGGTGaaggttgggacgtagatgaaccagtaaatcgtaagctttgccttctggcccAGCTCCCACATAACTGCTGACGCTTCATCGTGCTTACACAGACGATAATATGTAATATTcaccatgaaaaatacaaattgctccacatgagagatgctgcctggctggcagTGTGTCAGGAGAGAGGCATGGAACATAAAGATTGGAAAATGTACCAGTAACATAAAatttcactgtatttattaGTAAGCTAGCTAGAATTAGCTAGCAAGCTTCCGTTCTGTTTGCATCACACCCGGCACTGTCAAGCGATGATCACTCGCCTGCATTCGCTCATGTGTGACAGTTCCCCAACACTTCAGTCAGCATATGATGTCTGGTCTTCACACAACTTTAGTAAGCCTGCTGAAGTGATGCTTGTAGGAAGTACAGCATGCAGTGTTTCTTGAAAGATCTGTTTCAAGTggtttgcagcctgttttgttttctcactaAGCAGTAGTTAGACAAGTAAATGCAGAATGGAAGTAAAGTTGTTCAtttgacacacacttttatgaGGCTCCTCTGTTTTGACTTTATTCATATATTTGCCTGAATTGAAATTAATTGAGCAGCTGTCTGTTTTCAGTAAATTGCTTGTAAAACTACAGCCATATCATCATGGAATCTTTGAGACTTTTTTAGTACTTCCTGTACTGTTAGGACCTGTCAGCTACAGGTTGTCAGTTACTGCCCCTATAGGATTTGGCCTTCACAGCCCTGTGTTAAAGGAAACCcaaacatatgtgtgtgtatgtgatgtgGTTGTAATACCCTGTGGTTTCCTGTGCTCATCTGTCTGCTGAGAGAGACGTGCGCGGTAAACCTACCCAAGTGAGCTCTTAAATCAACATGGACATCAGTGACTAATCTCCTCACCTCAGGCTCCAACACGTACGTCTGTCTGCTGAGAAATGTAGGCTGTGAGAAGAAGGCCATCACACAAACGCCTGTGGAGCACACTGTCACTTTAGCCTCATCTGCTATCTCTTCCACACACAGTTTTTGCTCTCATTCTCGTTCACCTTCAACTACACTTTGTTTACCAAGCTGTGGCCCATTTTACACCggttattttaattttggtcCACATGATACATGTTGATTTCCTCTGTGCGTGCTAAAATCGTTCCAGTGTGACCTGTTTGGACTGGATCCATGAAGCATTGATTTATATCCCTGTGGAGGTACTTTAAAGGAATGTAGTCTTAAATATAGAACATCAGCCCATTaactgaagttttttttttgtcatgtggaCGGAGACAGCTCTGTACACCCTCCTCCCTTCTGTTGCCCAGTAAAAAATTTCCAAATATGCTGTATGTGTTTGCATTGAGACTGTATTAATCTATTATCCCTGCTATCTCAACGCTCCCCTGGCTAATCCACTGCACACTAAGCAGCTTTCACAGAGAGATCACGATGGGTCAATCTGCCAGTTTTAGCCTGCTTTCATACTGGTTTACTTTTATTTGCTGTGGCAGGTTCAATAGGTCAGTACTGTATTTCTCACTAACTGTTGAAACCACTGCTTTTTgttaaatctgtatttttatggTGTTAAGGAACCCTGCATGTTGGATTTCACTGTATTTTAGCTCTCATAACTTtgactgttttgtttatgtGGCTGCAGCCTTCAGTTGTGTTGCACCTGCTGACTCAttgctttctgtctgtgtgaatgCAGGTGTCTCCTCTGCTACCTTGTTGCACTCAAAGTCCCTGCGCGGCCACAGAGACTGCTTTGAGAAATGCCACCTCATTGCCAACCAGAAGCTGTCACGTTCCAAGGTCTCCCGAAGTGCCTACGAGGGCATGAAGCTGGCCCTCAGCCAGAAACTGAACCGCATCATCCAGTATGCCCAGAACAAAGACTCTGTCTCCTCGAACGGGCCTAGCAGACGAGGGGCCAAGCTGCTGTGTTACAGCCAGCAGAGTGACTGCAAGCTGCTGCCCCAGTCGGACGCCCAGGTGCCCCGCTACACGCCCTGCTGGGACGCGGGCAAAGCAACAGGGCTGCGTGATTACACCATGGGGATGTTGGAGTGCCACACGGCAGAGGAGCTGAGTCTGCTGCAGGAGTCGCAATCAGATGTTTGGTCCAGTGACGGCAGGAAAGGTCTGCACAGCCGGAGCCAGTTGTCAGGAGGCGGACAGACGCAGCACAGGCACCAGGGCCACAGCAGAGAAGAGTGTGAGCACATTTAAGTTTTAACTTAGGCAACTTTAGtttaatcagtgtgtagctaAAGTTGATTGGCGGACAGTTTTTTCTCACAGTATTTGTTCCTTCAAGTTGAAACATAAATGTATTGAACCGTTTGAGTTTTGACACTTTACAAAATATGGTGTCAGTTACACCATCACACTCTGTTAAAGCACATACACGTTTATCAGTTAGTGCTACCCGACCCACACATCTTGTCTTTGATGCATTACCAGTCATCATGTGTACGTTTATATTAATAAGgataaaatattcatttcaaTGCATTGATTCAGCATCCCACTCATAGTACATAGGCTTTGTAAGCTCAACACaatgttacagaaatgtcaGGGACCAACTTTCTGATGTTCTTTAAGGGGCAAGTCGTAGACGTCCCAGTCACCAcagccttgtgctgcatttatgtgtgtgggAACAATCTGAAAAATGAACTCCTGATCATATTTCATGGCTCACCTGATCCATTTTCTTAACTCTTCGTGATCAGGGTGTTGTTTAAACACTCTGAGCAAAAATACAACGCATCTTCTTTGTAGTATCCATGTTGCCTCCATATTACAGCTTAAAACTTGCGAACACAGCGAAGTCGAAAGCACGACAGTCCAAAGAGCATCTGAATGCACCATTGGCCTTGGCTGGCGGAGGTCTCGGTCCTCGCTCATTCATGCAGGTTCATTCTGTCTCGTTTAGTGAGTTTAACTACCAGGTGCGATTCAATTACTTCTCTAGCAGGCAGCGTGAGCAACACCCTGGCTGACCTGATACATGTGGGACACTAAATTGACGTGCTTGTTCATTTTCGCCTATCGCTTAATTGAAAGCAGTAGGTtagatgtttttgtctttgtttgaatgCAGAATACTGTAGACAATATGTCAACAGAAGCGGATAACTGCACTCTCTGcctcttctgtctgtctccactccAACGTTCAGCATGATCTCTGCAATTTTTAAAACCTCAGAGCTCGTCTTAGTTGAAAGGCAGAAGGCATAACAGTAACAGGAACAGAAAATACATTCTTTCTCGGTCCGtccttcatcttcctctctgctATGATGTCTCCAGAGAGAAGTTAATTTTCCTATAACCTCGAGATACAGTGTGTCCTTGGCTTTCTCGTGTCTTGTCAGTGCTAAAGCTGCTTATGACTACAGACTGCAGGAATGTGAGAGAGCCTTGTAAAGGTCTCTAATTAAAATTCTGTGCTTTTAAATGAAAGATGACGGCCGCTTCACAGGTACACggtttgcatttatttgtgtgCATAACTACATTAGCTCATCAACACTTACGTATTTGAATATCTTGAACCTGCAGTTTGACAGGAAACTAATACAGTTTTGCAAATTTGGTGGCtacatgaatatgtaaacaCTGCAGTCTTCCTACTGGTTTGATAATAGCTGGTCAGTAGTATGAGTTGCAGTAATGGCACTTTGTTCTGCCCTGAAACAGCTCAGAGTTGTCCTGCGGCACCTTGAAGAAATAACACATCCCTTCTGGTATAGCTCAGAATAGAAAAATGAACATGATAAAGGAACTCCTCTTCAAAAACTACATAGAAATGTGTTCCCAGCATGTATACTTTGCCACATCACCCAGTTTGAGACAAGTTACACAAGTTATTTTCCGTGGGAGACGATCTGTTGCCAGTctagccaatgtgtgtgtgcgcgtttcCACCGGCTCTGTGTGTGGAGAGTCTCACACACAGCTCTTTTCCACTCTCTGCTATCTTTATGCAACAGGTCTATTTCTGCTTGCATCTCTGAAGCATGAAATTCACTTCTGAATGTATATAAATGACTGTATTTATTTGCTattgactttaaaataaattttaatgatgctatttattcatttctgactatctacacacacacacacacacaccgcaaaACTATTTTTTAGTTTGTAgttggagacagaaagagaggaggagaaaagcagtGAGTGAGTCCCCTTCTGCTCTCTGTGACCACTTTCACTGTGTTTTAATGCAGCCAAATTCACAATATAGTCGTTCttactacatttttttcttcttcctttgggAGATAAAAGAACAAGTATGAAACCTGACAAAGGCTTTACGAATGCTATTTTGACCAGCAGCGCTGTGAGATCGGctgttttgacatttaaaatgagtgATGGTGAAAAGGTTAGAAGCAACAAAAGGTTGTTATATTCAAGTACAGCCTGATAAATGAGCTGCGGCATTTATGCTTGCAGAACAGCAAAAAACATTCAAAGCTAtattaaaaatgtgtctgaagAACAGACGCTTCTGAAACATTTCTCAGCCAGATGCTGTGTACATTTGCCGTGACATTCTGTTCCTCTCACACTCTGTAATTAagactgtttgtgttttcttttagtgactgaaatgagtttggacGAACTTCATCAGCTCAATGCCCAGCTACTGATGCAGATTCAAAGTAAGTGGGTTTCTTTATTGGCATTCTGTGTTTACTCTGCATTAATGTGGTGTTGGAATAATTGGGAAAATTCCTCACTGGGAGAATTCCCATGAACACCACCTCAAGTTGGAACAACAAATTGGAAAGTTGGCAGTAAACTCTGGCACACAACTTGCAGACGTGGTGGACGAaagtaagggtgctttcacacctgccctgtttggttcggttctgtcggactcaagttcatttgccccctaagtccAGTTCGtttgcaccaaaacaaccaggtGGTCTCGGTTTgtttacaaacgaactctgttgcggttcgtttgtggtgagaacgtatTCTGACCTCAATTccaaccaactgcagtcacctgacacattgtttgggttaaacatgagcatgttacagtcctggaggattattaatgtgcacctcctcctgtactgccttaatatgcacattcagcacatccaatgcatcaaaacattgttttctagttggagccgcgcctcgttttcaaactgtatggtttgactaaaatgaacaatgacagcaatatagtccacgatgagcagcgctaaaatcaacctgcgtagttgtccctccattgtgacattagaaagtgtcacattcatcttgcaagtgtactcttcttcaacgttttgtttacttcctggatttttcccgcatgaatattctgaccaatcaagagcagctttctcacacaaggcatttaatctagtccgcttgtaaatgctgccgtgagaacacgaaccaactctaggcaattttCTGTGTTACTTTAAATCTTTAATGAATCCCCATATTAAATTCTCTGTGCCCTCAGGAAGAAGCTGTACTAGTAAGAAAGCGTTTTCATGTACAGCATACCCAGACTCAATAACACAGGGGCTAATATACACTGGAAGG
Encoded proteins:
- the c3h21orf91 gene encoding protein EURL homolog is translated as MNEEEQFVNIDLNDDNICSVCKLETETGTMSFCHVCFELSIEGVSSATLLHSKSLRGHRDCFEKCHLIANQKLSRSKVSRSAYEGMKLALSQKLNRIIQYAQNKDSVSSNGPSRRGAKLLCYSQQSDCKLLPQSDAQVPRYTPCWDAGKATGLRDYTMGMLECHTAEELSLLQESQSDVWSSDGRKGLHSRSQLSGGGQTQHRHQGHSREELTEMSLDELHQLNAQLLMQIQKVFEELTVAVQEKDSLASELHVRHIAIEQLFKNCAKLPWLHISRAGVKASSSNSSGSPVE